In one Diabrotica virgifera virgifera chromosome 5, PGI_DIABVI_V3a genomic region, the following are encoded:
- the LOC126885318 gene encoding uncharacterized protein LOC126885318 encodes MPNFYKRKTSQQSWDEKAMAEALTACQGGLSIHSSAKQYNIPSTTLFRRLKRPPEERLVKQLGRFRCVFTVDQERMLVDYILKMEERLFGLTISDLKYLTYEFAIRNNIEHRFNNEKKEAGKVWLLGFMKRHPVLSLRLPEKTSAARASAFNAVSVGKFFDLLEDLYQKHNYKPNRIYNCDETGISTVPNKPSKIISKKGKKQVGVLSSAERGTLTTAEICFNAAGEYIPPALIFPRVRHHLTFDIGVPLNTKIFTHASGWMQTEIFTAWFHHFIKFAKPTSEDRVLLILDGHSTHIKNIEVLELAKKNFVDILVLPPHCTHRLQPLDVSFMYPMSTFYEQAVRVWLRTHPGKVVTIHDVGPLFGEAYLKAASMATAISGFKKTGIWPFERPDPNVFVAADTTDRPRPLLATSNLP; translated from the coding sequence ATGCCTAATTTTTACAAACGAAAGACTTCGCAGCAGAGTTGGGACGAGAAGGCAATGGCTGAGGCTCTAACTGCATGTCAAGGTGGTTTATCAATTCATTCTTCTGCAAAACAATATAACATTCCATCGACAACTCTTTTTAGAAGATTAAAGCGACCACCAGAAGAACGTTTAGTGAAGCAACTTGGACGATTCCGTTGCGTGTTCACGGTAGATCAAGAGAGGATGTTGGTAGACTATATTCTTAAAATGGAAGAACGCCTGTTTGGGCTAACTATTTCTGACTTAAAATATCTTACCTACGAGTTTGCCATACGAAATAACATTGAACATAGATTCAATAATGAGAAGAAAGAAGCTGGTAAAGTATGGTTGCTTGGTTTCATGAAACGGCACCCAGTTCTTTCACTTCGACTTCCAGAAAAAACGTCAGCAGCGCGAGCGTCAGCATTTAACGCAGTTAGTGTCGGAAAGTTCTTTGATTTATTGGAAGACTTATACCAAAAACACAACTACAAACCTAACCGCATCTATAATTGTGACGAAACCGGAATCTCTACCGTGCCAAATAAGCCTTCAAAGATTATTTCAAAAAAGGGGAAAAAGCAAGTAGGAGTTTTATCATCAGCTGAAAGAGGTACGCTTACAACTGCAGAAATTTGCTTCAACGCTGCAGGGGAATACATCCCTCCTGCTCTTATTTTTCCACGGGTGAGACATCACTTGACATTCGACATTGGAGTTCCTCTGAATACCAAAATTTTCACGCATGCTTCTGGATGGATGCAGACCGAAATCTTTACGGCTTGGTTTcaccattttattaaatttgcgaAGCCTACCTCCGAGGACAGGGTTTTACTAATTTTAGATGGCCATTCAACCCACATAAAAAACATTGAAGTCTTAGAGCTTGCTAAGAAAAACTTTGTAGACATCCTGGTGCTACCACCACATTGCACACATCGACTTCAGCCACTGGACGTATCATTTATGTATCCCATGTCGACCTTCTATGAACAGGCAGTGCGAGTTTGGCTGCGAACCCACCCGGGGAAAGTTGTGACGATTCATGATGTCGGTCCTCTCTTCGGAGAAGCTTACTTGAAGGCAGCTAGTATGGCAACAGCTATCTCAGGATTTAAGAAGACGGGTATTTGGCCGTTTGAGAGACCTGATCCAAACGTTTTCGTGGCTGCAGATACAACTGATCGTCCTAGGCCTCTACTCGCTACATCTAACCTGCCATGA